In a single window of the Branchiostoma floridae strain S238N-H82 chromosome 2, Bfl_VNyyK, whole genome shotgun sequence genome:
- the LOC118410126 gene encoding interleukin-1 receptor accessory protein-like 1-B isoform X2, protein MYNAKTSSSVLMCAWMFLWAGSPNLSAALLANAAPSPVPPTDDHGYDYYDYYGDYGDACHNWQTNIQEIHWEIATVGEQMVLRCPFSECWDGYTTTWYRKGVPLKLNPPADEITQSGDAGEQLQFTRVRQEDAGTYTCQMTNGTHAFVGNVQLEATNPPSITPPSMEPVDPPMLQKVVGENATFVCRASYGVVGPATFPQLYWVKNNTFVNNSSRVVLRRTSRTDSDGSLYMNVRLSIYHLQEADFGQYTCIAHTTFGWTSQNATIENDGSVIG, encoded by the exons ATGTACAACGCCAAAACGTCTAGCAGTGTGCTGATGTGTGCCTGGATGTTCCTCTGGGCAGGGAGTCCTAACTTGTCGGCGGCATTATTGGCTAATGCGGCTCCCTCACCGGTACCCCCGACCGACGATCACGgctatgattattatgattattacg GTGACTATGGAGACGCCTGTCACAACTGGCAGACCAACATACAGGAGATCCATTGGGAGATAGCAACGGTTGGAGAGCAAATGGTGCTAAG ATGTCCTTTCTCGGAGTGTTGGGATGGTTACACAACCACTTGGTACCGCAAGGGCGTTCCGCTCAAGCTGAATCCACCCGCAGACGAAATCACACAGAGCGGAGATGCAGGTGAACAGCTGCAGTTCACACGAGTTCGGCAAGAGGACGCTGGTACATACACCTGTCAGATGACGAACGGGACCCACGCATTCGTCGGAAATGTCCAACTGGAGGCTACAA ACCCTCCCTCCATCACACCGCCCTCCATGGAGCCTGTGGATCCGCCCATGCTGCAGAAGGTTGTGGGCGAAAACGCCACGTTTGTCTGCAGGGCGTCCTATGGTGTCGTGGGTCCCGCTACCTTCCCTCAACTGTACTGGGTCAAGAACAACACCTTCGTGAACAACAGCAGTAGAGTGGTCCTCCGCCGCACCAGCAG GACAGACTCTGATGGTTCCCTCTACATGAATGTTCGTCTGTCAATTTATCATCTACAAGAGGCAGATTTTGGACAGTACACCTGCATCGCGCATACTACGTTTGGATGGACATCGCAGAATGCCACAATAGAGAACGATGGGAGTGTCATTGGGTAG
- the LOC118410105 gene encoding deubiquitinating protein VCIP135-like — MLPRSKSRETYRVLSGHCPDQNCRAKLFFPAWDSSIECTDCGQRHQQSAIQNVEEVTNPDVALHNMLRNVLLSNTKPKKGADTVRVLGLSNYQCKLLSPLLTHYGMDKQSGKAKRLRDMNQPDTFDCVLLGDRAFQIAPEHVEIVGYGRDRSGSMQYLHDTLDAMKKVNDKEERLIPIHADGDGHCLVHAISRALVGRELFWHALRENLKAHFIKNLEQYKALFHDFIDSNEWDDIIEECDPDFTPRDGEPLGLRNIHVFGLANVLHRPIILLDSLEGLQSSADYSGTFVPGLIPPEKCKGKDGALNKPLCLAWSSSGRNHYISLVGIRGRPLCKLPMWLIPKLWGVPQDLLTKYVEFDSEQRCAIGGSRSLPETYIQRLARAMEDVFMEKYQVHPSVVSDMHHYVFKRTGVVGVQPEVVTEATQSAIRNERLYRCLTCDAVMEYSVGSDLLKRGGTLYQLAVRTHGKLQVGKNYHFPLQSLICKYDPVKDVLVPDMKMSRLTTCSWCQGTSVRLVCPDGSVVYLNGDRTHTAAENSQCGCGFKHYWDGKEYDNLPELIPVTLEWGGKTIQEKVYWFQYETDTSLNSNVYEVATALVHKHFPGEFGSERLVKCVVDVILQQTAKKEVYKPVSLEGMPGHEREGEPRQQDALDPSSPSKIILTGHKHKTIHKEELTMSEAERMVQRKITDKAAHEQKKKSDEMAKRRAEKELKQLKQQQAAAHQQSKPVAKVGPMVTTPPPRPSTPPTEKKVRVTTSEGKQVMLTLAISTTFQELQARIASELGVSEDRQRIRYGFPPRPLAPPKPGMEGEPVPLQHGDKVTVDVLPPPAGEGQEEGAGAAAKGAPMAVAGSPRRVQGMEASGASASQDPESALRDQLMNVLDQQLESNASSIDLQISSLSALAMLSGKDLWSFVQTMPQLFSREGVFTKKVGQDLGLADGKHCTLPSFPGKTFMFNGQAGRLELCLEPQGHFPIGPGIDDVIAQNKQTREAYDPKAFSHVKEALHVGGSGVIVSKSEALKVRAFAGKGQTLGGTSQPQPSTSTATDVPASAAVFIPDVVQTQSSAEGAVAQPPVGTKPQPVAMEDDDYFLVESGEEDEGEEEISDKDDSLSTMKKAPGVTVIGSGAAAATMTTEQEALMAKFAFTASAAMQAEQEVNEQEEEIKDSGGFRKVEIVIEDSKELAVAMETDRQEATGDDGKPLEEHSGNVSEEVPKASETTDKNKPKTTEATECTSMDRSRTEGKTGDLDQVQAQNVLLEEDTSQGTEVNNTRDKVAVVEAARTETEMMDTSAAENTERGAGDKLDSSPEHVAVDVPTQGVHRSEPVSEVTQARNTTGDQKEPEKKDSPMEVEPGKQAAQEGDGRPSGEGKEDAGEAMDSS; from the coding sequence ATGCTGCCAAGGTCAAAGTCACGCGAGACATACCGGGTGCTGAGCGGTCACTGCCCTGACCAGAACTGTCGCGCTAAATTGTTCTTCCCTGCGTGGGACTCCAGTATAGAGTGTACGGACTGTGGCCAGAGGCACCAGCAGAGCGCCATCCAAAATGTGGAGGAGGTCACCAACCCGGACGTCGCTCTCCACAACATGCTCCGTAACGTCCTCCTGAGCAACACCAAACCAAAGAAAGGGGCGGACACGGTACGTGTTCTCGGACTCTCCAACTACCAGTGTAAGCTGTTGTCTCCCCTGCTAACCCACTACGGGATGGACAAACAGTCGGGGAAAGCAAAACGTCTCAGGGACATGAACCAGCCAGACACATTTGACTGTGTGCTGCTGGGGGATAGAGCCTTCCAGATTGCGCCCGAACATGTGGAAATAGTCGGCTATGGCCGGGACCGCTCTGGGAGCATGCAGTACCTCCACGACACCTTGGATGCCATGAAGAAGGTAAATGACAAGGAGGAGCGGCTCATACCCATCCATGCCGATGGGGACGGCCACTGCCTGGTGCATGCCATCTCTCGGGCACTTGTGGGTCGTGAGTTGTTCTGGCACGCCCTCAGAGAAAACCTCAAGGCTCACTTCATCAAAAATCTGGAGCAGTACAAGGCTCTCTTCCATGACTTTATTGACAGTAATGAATGGGATGACATCATAGAGGAGTGTGATCCAGACTTCACACCCAGAGATGGGGAGCCCCTTGGCCTGAGGAACATCCATGTGTTTGGGCTGGCCAACGTTCTCCATCGGCCCATCATACTGCTAGACTCCCTGGAAGGGCTTCAGAGTTCAGCGGACTACTCTGGCACATTTGTTCCGGGACTGATCCCCCCTGAAAAGTGCAAAGGGAAGGATGGTGCGCTCAACAAGCCGCTCTGTCTGGCGTGGAGTAGTTCTGGGAGAAACCATTACATCTCTCTTGTGGGCATCCGGGGTCGGCCACTCTGCAAACTCCCCATGTGGCTGATCCCCAAGCTGTGGGGCGTCCCGCAGGACTTGTTGACGAAGTACGTTGAGTTTGACAGTGAACAGCGTTGTGCAATCGGAGGAAGTCGTAGCCTCCCCGAAACCTACATCCAGCGCCTGGCCCGAGCAATGGAGGATGTCTTCATGGAGAAGTACCAGGTCCATCCCTCCGTAGTGTCAGACATGCATCACTATGTGTTCAAGAGGACAGGAGTCGTGGGTGTGCAGCCTGAGGTGGTGACTGAAGCCACGCAGAGTGCCATCCGGAATGAGCGGCTCTACCGCTGTCTGACCTGCGATGCTGTCATGGAATACAGCGTAGGATCTGACCTCCTAAAACGAGGTGGCACACTCTATCAACTTGCAGTCAGGACCCACGGGAAGCTCCAAGTTGGCAAGAACTACCACTTTCCCCTGCAGAGTCTGATCTGTAAGTATGATCCTGTCAAGGACGTTCTCGTCCCAGACATGAAGATGAGCCGCTTGACCACCTGCAGCTGGTGTCAGGGAACGTCAGTTCGTCTGGTCTGCCCGGATGGCTCTGTGGTGTACCTGAACGGGGACAGAACCCACACTGCTGCTGAAAACAGCCAGTGTGGCTGTGGGTTCAAGCACTACTGGGATGGCAAGGAGTATGACAATCTACCTGAGCTGATCCCAGTAACTCTGGAGTGGGGAGGGAAGACAATCCAGGAGAAGGTTTACTGGTTCCAGTATGAGACAGACACGTCTTTGAACAGTAATGTATATGAAGTTGCTACAGCTTTGGTACACAAGCACTTTCCTGGTGAATTTGGCAGTGAGAGACTTGTTAAGTGTGTGGTAGACGTGATTCTACAGCAAACAGCTAAGAAGGAGGTGTACAAACCAGTCTCACTGGAGGGCATGCCTGGCCATGAAAGAGAAGGGGAACCGAGGCAACAGGATGCTTTAGACCCATCCTCACCATCCAAAATTATCCTTACTGGACATAAGCACAAAACAATTCACAAGGAAGAGTTGACAATGAGTGAAGCAGAAAGGATGGTTCAGAGAAAGATCACTGATAAAGCTGCCCACGAACAGAAGAAAAAGTCTGACGAAATGGCAAAAAGGAGAGCGGAGAAGGAACTCAAGCAGCTCAAACAACAGCAAGCCGCCGCTCACCAACAGTCAAAACCAGTAGCCAAAGTAGGTCCGATGGTAACAACCCCTCCTCCCAGGCCATCCACTCCCCCAACAGAGAAGAAAGTGCGGGTCACCACATCAGAGGGCAAGCAAGTCATGCTAACCCTAGCAATATCAACAACCTTCCAAGAGTTGCAAGCAAGAATAGCCTCTGAGCTAGGAGTTTCTGAGGACAGACAGCGCATCAGGTATGGGTTTCCGCCCCGACCGCTGGCTCCTCCCAAGCCGGGTATGGAAGGTGAGCCTGTACCACTGCAGCATGGGGACAAGGTTACTGTAGATGTCTTGCCTCCTCCTGCAGGTGAGGGACAGGAGGAAGGGGCTGGAGCGGCAGCCAAGGGGGCCCCCATGGCAGTAGCAGGCTCCCCTCGACGTGTGCAGGGGATGGAGGCCAGTGGTGCCTCTGCCAGTCAGGACCCAGAGAGTGCCCTGAGAGACCAGCTCATGAACGTGTTAGACCAGCAGCTGGAGAGTAATGCTAGCTCTATAGACCTACAGATTTCCTCCCTCTCGGCCTTGGCCATGCTCTCGGGGAAGGACCTCTGGAGCTTCGTGCAGACAATGCCACAGCTGTTCTCTCGGGAAGGTGTCTTCACAAAGAAAGTGGGACAAGACCTAGGGCTGGCGGATGGAAAACACTGCACTTTGCCGAGCTTCCCAGGAAAGACATTTATGTTCAACGGTCAAGCTGGAAGGTTAGAGCTGTGCCTTGAGCCGCAAGGGCATTTCCCCATTGGCCCTGGCATTGATGATGTCATCGCTCAGAACAAACAGACACGAGAAGCATATGATCCGAAAGCCTTCAGCCATGTCAAGGAAGCCTTGCATGTTGGTGGCAGTGGAGTTATCGTTAGTAAGTCTGAGGCCTTGAAAGTGAGAGCATTTGCAGGTAAGGGGCAAACCCTAGGTGGCACCTCTCAACCCCAACCCTCCACCAGTACTGCTACAGATGTGCCTGCAAGTGCTGCAGTCTTTATACCTGATGTAGTGCAGACTCAGAGTAGTGCAGAGGGAGCTGTGGCACAGCCACCTGTGGGTACAAAGCCTCAGCCAGTTGCCATGGAAGATGATGACTATTTCCTGGTGGAGTCAGGTGAAGAGGATGAGGGAGAGGAAGAAATTTCTGACAAAGATGACTCCTTATCAACTATGAAGAAAGCTCCAGGTGTGACTGTGATAGGCAGCGGAGCAGCAGCGGCTACCATGACGACAGAACAAGAGGCACTCATGGCCAAGTTTGCATTCACAGCCAGTGCTGCAATGCAGGCAGAACAAGAGGTCAACGAACAGGAAGAAGAGATTAAGGACTCAGGGGGTTTCAGGAAGGTTGAGATTGTGATTGAAGATTCAAAAGAACTTGcagttgccatggagacagatAGGCAAGAGGCCACAGGGGATGATGGGAAGCCATTGGAGGAGCATTCTGGAAATGTTTCTGAGGAAGTACCCAAAGCATCCGAGACTACTGACAAAAACAAACCAAAGACAACAGAAGCCACTGAATGTACTAGTATGGACAGAAGTAGAACTGAGGGGAAAACAGGTGATTTGGATCAAGTTCAGGCTCAAAACGTATTGTTGGAAGAGGATACCTCGCAAGGCACGGAAGTGAACAATACCCGAGACAAAGTTGCAGTAGTAGAAGCTGCAAGGACAGAAACAGAAATGATGGACACCAGTGCTGCTGAAAATACTGAAAGGGGAGCAGGTGATAAACTAGACAGCTCTCCAGAACATGTTGCAGTTGACGTGCCTACACAGGGTGTGCACAGAAGTGAACCAGTGAGTGAGGTCACACAGGCAAGAAACACTACTGGGGATCAAAAAGAACCTGAGAAAAAGGACAGTCCCATGGAAGTAGAGCCAGGCAAACAAGCGGCTCAAGAAGGTGATGGAAGACCGTCTGGAGAAGGTAAAGAAGACGCTGGGGAGGCCATGGACTCCAGCTGA